The Polycladomyces subterraneus genome includes a window with the following:
- a CDS encoding AbrB/MazE/SpoVT family DNA-binding domain-containing protein: MMNGIGIVRKVDHLGRIVLPKELRDMMNIQPHDGVEIFVNDDCIVLQKYNPSCVFCGGMEKLLYFKGKILCETCLEETRKYVS, from the coding sequence GTGATGAACGGGATTGGCATTGTGCGCAAAGTAGATCATCTCGGACGGATTGTGTTGCCCAAAGAGTTGCGGGACATGATGAACATTCAACCGCATGACGGTGTGGAGATTTTTGTCAATGACGACTGCATAGTCCTGCAGAAATACAATCCGTCCTGCGTGTTTTGCGGCGGAATGGAAAAACTGTTGTATTTCAAAGGCAAAATCTTGTGCGAAACTTGTCTTGAGGAAACGAGAAAATACGTCTCCTGA
- a CDS encoding anti-sigma factor domain-containing protein, which produces MRKGIIMEVGSCNWVVMTSDGEFLHVPKQHHHAQPGDEVIVPDTHMNPVWRWGSIAFAMAALIAGIFLLLPWMIPSDTKAETYVYIDMNPSLELGINGRQEVVMVRPLNQSARQLMRGMDWQRQNIRKFVVSFIERARDRGYIRGKEGIVLSGVTDKGSVKPLLEQIRREIRHQPHLATALNVYTLPLPKELRDKAEGTGLSLGKYAVWLLAKREGAPISTTVVANASISQLMNQLKTVEPVLTDPPPEKQWKDWLQEPTPATQPGDHAPQNSGNTDEPPAQSEENLAPAGTESPPSDGSATDSPQTSDVENPSNSAADNGQTTAPAGDPESSPPNQNNTGAADNQGGQESSGGDGGQDQKDQQAKPNQPADSENDTDQDEGAHADQAEGAPSSSADSQSLPAMGFVAPIPLP; this is translated from the coding sequence GTGCGAAAGGGAATCATAATGGAGGTCGGTTCGTGCAATTGGGTTGTGATGACGTCGGACGGCGAATTTTTGCACGTTCCCAAACAGCATCACCACGCCCAACCCGGAGACGAAGTGATCGTGCCCGACACCCACATGAATCCGGTTTGGAGATGGGGTTCCATCGCCTTTGCCATGGCGGCTCTCATTGCTGGGATATTCCTTTTGTTGCCGTGGATGATCCCTTCGGACACAAAAGCGGAAACGTACGTATACATCGACATGAATCCCAGCTTGGAGCTGGGCATCAATGGTCGGCAGGAAGTGGTCATGGTACGGCCGCTCAATCAGTCCGCCCGACAGTTGATGCGAGGGATGGATTGGCAACGACAAAATATCCGGAAGTTTGTGGTCTCGTTTATCGAACGGGCGCGTGATCGCGGATACATCCGGGGCAAAGAGGGAATTGTGTTGTCTGGCGTCACTGACAAGGGATCAGTGAAACCTTTGTTGGAACAGATCCGACGAGAGATCCGACATCAGCCTCATCTGGCCACTGCATTGAATGTGTACACTTTGCCGCTGCCCAAGGAACTGCGCGACAAAGCGGAGGGCACCGGGTTGTCGCTCGGCAAATACGCCGTCTGGTTGTTGGCGAAACGGGAAGGAGCTCCCATCTCGACGACTGTCGTGGCCAATGCCTCAATCTCCCAGTTGATGAATCAGCTGAAAACCGTGGAACCGGTATTGACCGATCCACCACCGGAGAAACAGTGGAAAGATTGGCTGCAGGAACCGACCCCGGCTACACAACCGGGTGACCATGCTCCTCAAAATTCGGGCAACACCGACGAACCACCCGCACAGTCGGAAGAAAATCTGGCCCCTGCGGGGACGGAATCGCCCCCTTCGGATGGATCTGCTACCGATTCGCCACAGACTTCGGATGTGGAAAACCCGTCCAACAGTGCAGCGGACAATGGGCAGACCACGGCTCCCGCGGGCGACCCGGAATCGTCACCGCCAAATCAAAACAACACCGGTGCGGCTGATAACCAGGGGGGTCAAGAGAGCAGCGGCGGTGATGGAGGTCAGGATCAAAAAGATCAGCAGGCGAAACCGAATCAGCCTGCTGACTCCGAAAATGATACCGATCAGGATGAAGGGGCGCACGCCGACCAAGCGGAGGGAGCACCGTCTTCTTCCGCCGATTCCCAGTCCTTACCGGCAATGGGTTTTGTCGCTCCGATCCCACTCCCCTAG
- the sigI gene encoding RNA polymerase sigma-I factor: MSVLQVPGSGDLLEQKPEIEARVREAQAAKSGETRDDLLRDLEPYILRVASKICKRQISKQDDEFTIALVGLNEAISRYEPEQSSSFLSFAYMVIHRRLIDYYRHEKKHANQVPLVPPNAKENEPHYSEVVSRSFVQYQEEELARARRLEVKHFSQCLERFGIKMSDLVKASPKHRDTREHLLEIASRIVADKELLHDFYEQVKPGKELASRIGLHRRTLQRHRKYLVALTVVLVEDLPLMREYLGLSSGKKGGLLLCERES; the protein is encoded by the coding sequence GTGTCGGTATTGCAAGTGCCGGGTAGCGGGGATCTTTTGGAGCAAAAACCCGAGATTGAAGCACGCGTAAGGGAAGCCCAAGCTGCCAAATCCGGCGAGACCCGCGATGATTTGTTAAGAGACCTTGAACCCTACATACTTCGCGTGGCCTCCAAGATTTGTAAACGGCAGATCAGCAAACAGGATGACGAGTTCACCATAGCGTTGGTCGGGTTGAACGAGGCTATCAGCCGCTACGAACCGGAACAATCGAGTTCGTTCCTGTCCTTCGCGTACATGGTGATCCATCGACGCCTCATCGATTATTATCGTCATGAAAAAAAACATGCAAATCAGGTACCGTTGGTGCCGCCAAACGCCAAGGAGAATGAGCCTCATTATTCAGAAGTGGTGTCCCGATCCTTTGTGCAGTATCAGGAGGAAGAGTTGGCGCGGGCACGCCGATTGGAAGTGAAACATTTTTCGCAATGTCTGGAACGGTTTGGCATCAAGATGTCCGATTTGGTGAAAGCCTCCCCCAAACACCGGGATACACGCGAGCATTTGCTGGAGATCGCCAGCCGCATTGTGGCTGACAAAGAACTGTTGCATGATTTCTATGAGCAGGTCAAGCCGGGTAAAGAGCTGGCGAGCCGGATCGGGTTGCACCGAAGGACCTTGCAAAGGCATCGCAAATACCTGGTTGCACTGACGGTGGTATTGGTCGAGGACTTGCCTTTGATGCGGGAATATCTCGGCCTGTCGTCCGGCAAGAAGGGGGGGTTGTTGCTGTGCGAAAGGGAATCATAA
- a CDS encoding AMP-binding protein, whose protein sequence is MAKAVWFPDEEQARQTRLYRLMQRFGISDYDQFYERSIQNIAWFWEAVVHDLDLEWIRPYRQVMDASDGIQWTRWFVDGRFNVSHNCLDRWVNRNESRHRLALVWEGDDGAVRKYTYRDLWSEVNRLARGLIRLGIQKGDRIGIYLPMIPENVIAMLAIARIGAIFTPCFSGYGAQAVASRLNDCGAKLLITADGFLRRGKVVPMKEEADRAVDLSPSVEKVLVVRRLKRDVPWNEERDVEWDHLATEMKPLSPEATASEDPFMIIYTSGTTGKPKGTVHVHTGFPIKAAFDAGYGMDVGPGDILFWVTDMGWMMGPWMVFGALMTGAAMLLFEGTPDYPEPDRLWKIVASHGVSHLGISPTVIRSLMKHGVSWVKRHDLSSLRVFGSTGEPWNPEPWQWLFEQVGGGRVPIFNYSGGTEISGGILGGNLLKPIAPCSFSGPMPGMDADVWDENGLTVRGEVGELVLRQPWVGMTKGFWNDPKRYEETYWSRWPKTWVHGDWVEVDAEGFWYITGRSDDTLKIAGKRLGPAEMESVLVDHPAVVESATVGVPDETKGEQAVCFAVLAHGYEPGETLESDLIRLVEEKMGKALRPKRVHFVQELPKTRNGKILRRVIRAAYLGKEAGDLSSLENPDAVAAIRALGTAEANRV, encoded by the coding sequence ATGGCAAAAGCGGTCTGGTTTCCCGATGAGGAACAAGCACGGCAAACACGGTTGTATCGGTTGATGCAACGGTTTGGGATCTCCGATTATGACCAGTTTTATGAACGGTCCATCCAAAATATCGCTTGGTTTTGGGAAGCGGTGGTTCATGATCTGGATTTGGAGTGGATTCGCCCATACCGCCAAGTGATGGACGCTTCCGACGGGATCCAATGGACACGGTGGTTTGTCGACGGGCGTTTCAACGTTTCGCACAATTGTCTGGATCGATGGGTGAATCGAAATGAATCCCGCCACCGGCTGGCGCTGGTCTGGGAAGGGGACGACGGGGCCGTCCGCAAATACACGTACCGGGACTTGTGGTCCGAGGTCAACCGATTGGCCCGGGGACTGATTCGGCTGGGCATCCAAAAAGGGGATCGGATCGGCATTTATTTGCCGATGATTCCGGAAAATGTCATTGCCATGCTGGCGATTGCCCGCATCGGCGCCATTTTCACGCCGTGTTTCTCCGGATACGGTGCGCAGGCTGTCGCTTCCAGGCTAAATGATTGCGGAGCAAAACTCCTGATTACGGCGGACGGGTTCCTGCGGCGGGGAAAAGTGGTGCCCATGAAGGAAGAGGCCGACCGAGCGGTGGACTTGTCCCCTTCAGTGGAAAAAGTGTTGGTCGTTCGCCGGCTGAAACGGGACGTGCCGTGGAACGAAGAGCGTGATGTGGAATGGGATCATTTGGCGACAGAAATGAAACCGCTTTCTCCTGAGGCGACGGCATCGGAGGACCCGTTCATGATCATCTACACGTCGGGGACCACCGGCAAACCCAAAGGAACGGTGCACGTCCATACCGGCTTTCCGATCAAAGCGGCGTTTGATGCGGGATACGGCATGGATGTGGGGCCGGGGGATATCCTGTTTTGGGTGACCGACATGGGATGGATGATGGGACCGTGGATGGTGTTCGGTGCGTTGATGACCGGTGCCGCCATGCTGTTGTTTGAGGGAACACCGGACTATCCAGAACCGGACCGTTTGTGGAAGATCGTCGCCTCGCACGGGGTGAGTCACTTGGGGATCTCTCCCACTGTCATCCGGTCATTGATGAAACACGGCGTTTCCTGGGTTAAACGGCATGACCTCAGCTCCCTGCGCGTGTTTGGGTCGACGGGGGAACCGTGGAATCCGGAGCCGTGGCAGTGGCTGTTCGAACAGGTGGGCGGTGGTCGTGTCCCTATTTTCAACTATTCCGGCGGAACGGAGATTTCCGGCGGTATTTTGGGCGGGAACCTGTTGAAACCGATCGCCCCATGCTCATTCAGCGGTCCCATGCCGGGTATGGACGCCGATGTATGGGATGAAAACGGTCTAACTGTGCGCGGAGAAGTGGGCGAGTTAGTCCTGCGACAACCGTGGGTCGGTATGACCAAAGGATTTTGGAACGATCCGAAACGCTATGAAGAAACGTATTGGAGCCGATGGCCCAAAACATGGGTGCACGGTGATTGGGTGGAAGTGGACGCAGAAGGATTTTGGTACATTACGGGAAGATCCGATGATACATTGAAAATCGCGGGGAAACGGTTGGGGCCGGCTGAGATGGAATCGGTACTCGTGGATCATCCGGCTGTCGTTGAATCGGCAACAGTGGGCGTGCCGGATGAGACTAAAGGAGAGCAGGCCGTCTGTTTTGCAGTATTGGCACACGGTTATGAACCTGGGGAAACACTGGAATCGGATCTGATCCGTTTGGTAGAGGAAAAAATGGGCAAAGCACTGCGACCCAAGCGCGTTCATTTTGTGCAGGAACTGCCCAAAACCCGAAACGGGAAAATCTTGCGCCGGGTGATCCGGGCCGCTTACCTTGGAAAAGAGGCGGGAGATCTCTCTTCGCTGGAAAATCCGGATGCGGTGGCGGCTATTCGAGCGCTCGGCACGGCGGAAGCTAACCGTGTGTGA
- a CDS encoding alpha/beta hydrolase, with protein sequence MNPQYLKRTIIKKEIRSHYLDEVKEIQVYLPPQYDETVTYPVLYLQDGDDYFNLGRIATQANQMIYEKDIRPVIMVAIPVDKSKRTAEYSPIGERNRLYMQFFTEELLPEIESEFPVDRTPDGRVVGGSSLGGTVSLHLALEYPEDFRQVLSQSGAFLEATIDRIRQTTSLDDLLVYQSIGKAETAVPTHMGKLDLLARNREVYRHLQDKQAQVHYVEKEGDHTWGLWQKDIPDALRTFFGS encoded by the coding sequence ATGAATCCCCAATATTTGAAACGAACCATCATCAAAAAAGAGATTCGCAGCCATTATCTGGACGAAGTCAAAGAAATACAGGTGTACCTGCCTCCTCAATATGACGAAACCGTCACCTATCCGGTGTTGTATCTGCAGGACGGAGACGACTATTTTAATCTGGGTCGTATCGCCACCCAAGCCAACCAAATGATCTACGAGAAGGACATCCGACCTGTCATTATGGTGGCCATCCCCGTCGACAAAAGCAAGCGTACGGCCGAATATTCTCCGATCGGTGAACGTAACCGACTGTACATGCAATTTTTTACGGAGGAACTCTTGCCGGAGATCGAAAGCGAATTTCCGGTGGATCGAACACCTGATGGACGGGTCGTCGGTGGTTCCTCCCTGGGAGGAACCGTTTCGCTTCACTTGGCACTGGAGTACCCGGAGGATTTCCGTCAGGTGCTGTCGCAATCGGGCGCTTTCCTAGAAGCAACCATCGACCGGATTCGCCAAACGACTTCACTTGACGATCTGCTGGTGTACCAATCCATCGGAAAAGCAGAAACCGCCGTGCCCACCCATATGGGCAAATTGGATTTATTGGCCCGTAATCGGGAAGTGTACCGCCACCTGCAGGACAAACAGGCTCAGGTGCATTATGTGGAAAAAGAAGGCGACCACACGTGGGGATTGTGGCAGAAAGACATTCCCGACGCCCTGAGAACCTTTTTCGGAAGCTGA
- a CDS encoding HAD family hydrolase — translation MLKTVLFDFDGTLADTLPLIYRSFREVFRRFGEEELEDAGIAARFGPPEEVILERYLPRQCLQQAHDAYFQLYREHHTRFVRSDEAILELLRWLKERGVHVGVVTGKGRRSAAISAELLGMDGLVDWWVTGTEINRYKPEPDGIRLAMRHFGARSEETVYVGDTSVDVMAGKAAGVSTVGVCWFAEEKTCSFQPEPDAVFFEVEAFRHWLEERLD, via the coding sequence GTGCTAAAGACGGTTCTGTTTGATTTCGACGGGACACTGGCGGATACACTACCGCTGATTTATCGGTCTTTTCGCGAAGTATTTCGCCGATTCGGTGAAGAGGAACTGGAAGACGCGGGAATTGCCGCGCGGTTCGGGCCGCCGGAGGAAGTGATTTTGGAACGCTATCTTCCCCGCCAATGCCTGCAGCAGGCCCACGATGCCTATTTCCAACTGTATCGGGAGCACCATACTCGATTTGTCCGATCCGACGAGGCCATTTTGGAACTGCTGCGCTGGTTGAAGGAACGGGGAGTTCATGTCGGTGTGGTGACGGGAAAAGGTCGCAGAAGTGCAGCCATTTCGGCCGAACTGCTGGGTATGGACGGATTGGTCGACTGGTGGGTGACCGGCACGGAAATCAACCGTTATAAACCGGAACCGGATGGCATCCGATTGGCGATGCGTCATTTTGGGGCACGTTCGGAAGAAACGGTATATGTAGGGGATACGTCTGTCGACGTGATGGCCGGAAAGGCCGCCGGAGTATCCACAGTGGGGGTTTGTTGGTTTGCAGAAGAAAAGACCTGTTCCTTCCAACCGGAACCGGATGCCGTTTTTTTCGAGGTGGAAGCTTTCCGCCATTGGCTGGAGGAGAGATTGGATTAA
- a CDS encoding conserved virulence factor C family protein → MKIISIEPTPSPNTMKLNMDERLPEGMSINVTREQVEGAPEYIRRLLQIPGVKGVFQVSDFIALERHPKADWQAILSAAREVLGGEGDVQTSDDQKEATQDGFGEVQVFVQTFRGIPIQVKVVKNGEETRFGLPDRFMEATMKLKMASPNIIMERKWEERGVRYGDVNRVGEEVVKEIAAAYDATRLNRMVEEAFRLQAGETVHEERLDADEVARRLDEPNWETRYAALSRMKQPDREALSVLQKALSDPHVSVRRLAVAYLGEVDDADVLPLLLKVLKDPSPIVRRTAGDTLSDLGDPRAIGPMAEALKDPNKLVRWRAARFLYEVGDESALPALREAENDPEFEVRLQVRMALERIEKGEEASGTVWQQMTRAIEKKSGESEDRD, encoded by the coding sequence ATGAAAATCATTTCGATCGAACCCACACCAAGTCCCAACACCATGAAATTAAACATGGATGAGCGATTGCCTGAAGGGATGAGCATCAACGTCACCCGTGAACAGGTCGAGGGGGCACCGGAGTATATACGCCGCCTGTTGCAGATTCCGGGGGTCAAGGGTGTGTTTCAGGTATCGGACTTCATCGCGCTGGAACGCCATCCCAAAGCGGATTGGCAGGCGATCCTGTCTGCCGCTCGGGAAGTGCTGGGCGGTGAAGGGGATGTTCAAACCTCGGATGATCAGAAGGAAGCGACACAGGACGGATTTGGCGAAGTGCAGGTGTTCGTTCAGACGTTCCGAGGCATCCCCATACAGGTAAAAGTGGTGAAAAACGGGGAAGAAACCCGGTTCGGCCTGCCCGATCGTTTCATGGAGGCGACGATGAAGCTGAAAATGGCCTCTCCCAATATTATTATGGAAAGGAAATGGGAAGAGCGCGGGGTTCGTTACGGAGACGTGAACCGAGTAGGGGAAGAAGTAGTGAAGGAAATCGCCGCGGCGTATGATGCCACCCGGTTGAACCGGATGGTGGAGGAGGCGTTCCGGTTGCAGGCGGGTGAAACGGTTCATGAGGAACGATTGGATGCGGATGAAGTGGCCCGCCGATTGGACGAACCTAATTGGGAAACGCGATATGCCGCATTGTCCCGCATGAAACAACCGGATCGGGAAGCATTATCCGTATTGCAAAAGGCGTTGTCCGATCCCCATGTATCCGTTCGAAGGTTGGCCGTGGCCTATCTGGGGGAAGTGGATGATGCCGATGTATTGCCATTATTGTTGAAAGTCTTGAAAGACCCCTCCCCCATCGTTCGACGTACCGCGGGCGATACTTTGTCCGACCTCGGTGATCCCCGTGCGATCGGACCGATGGCGGAAGCGCTCAAAGATCCCAATAAACTAGTGCGGTGGCGGGCCGCCCGTTTTCTCTACGAAGTGGGGGACGAATCAGCACTGCCGGCCTTGCGTGAAGCAGAGAATGATCCCGAATTCGAGGTGCGTCTACAAGTGCGGATGGCGCTGGAGCGTATCGAAAAAGGCGAAGAAGCGAGCGGTACCGTGTGGCAGCAGATGACACGAGCAATCGAAAAAAAGAGTGGAGAATCAGAGGACCGAGATTAA